Genomic DNA from Candidatus Peregrinibacteria bacterium:
ACTCCAGAAACTGTTGATAAGGTAGAGGATGTAAAAACTGTTTCTGGCGTAAGTCTCGGGGGAGAAACGAAAAGTAACACCTCGAAAACAAATGATGCTCCAGAGTCAGACAAAAAAGATTCTGAAATTCCGTCACCAGATGAAAAAATTGTCGACACAGCAAAAGATATTCTTGGAAAAATTGAAAATGTTCCAAGTGAATTACAAATCGAAGAAAAGGAAGGGACTTCAGATCTTGGAAACTCAAATGTTCCATTTAAAACAAATACTCACACCGGAAAACAAGATCTCAAAAGTGTGGTTATAGGCGGTGCTTCATCAAAAAACATACAGGAATCTCTCCATGGAGCTGCTGAGGAGAGTGGAAAAGTGGCGAAATCAGGTCCAGAAGCTTGGATTGCAGGAGTTGTTGCACTCGGAATGGGGCTGATTTTGAGAAGGAAGAAGAGAACAGCGTAAATCAATTACGAGTTACGGAAAGAAGAAATGTAAAATGCAAAAGGTAAAATGTAAAAACAAATTCTAAATCTTAATGTTTAAAGATTAGGATTTTATGCTTATTTTTACATTTTACCTTTAATATTTTACATCGTTCGTAGTTTTTTCCCGATTATAATTCCAGAAAATTTTTCACAATTCTTTTCCCTTCTGGAGTGCCGATGGATTCCGGATGGAATTGAATTCCATAGATCGGAAATTCCTTGTGCTGAAGCCCCATAATAAGCCCGTTTTCGGTTCTTGCGGTCACTTCTAAACACGATGGGAATGTTTTCTCGTCAGCCACAAGTGAATGATATCTCATTCCTTCAAGTGGATTTGGGAGTCCATTCAGAATCCCCTTCCCCTCATGAAATATTTGAGAAGCTTTTCCGTGCATAATTTCAGGAGCTTTTACGACTCTTCCTCCAAAAACCGCGGCAATTCCCTGATGTCCAAGACAAACTCCAAGAAGAGGAATTTTTGATCCCATCTTGAGAATCAGATTTCCGCAGACGCCAAAATATTTTTCATCTTCTGGATTTCCGGGTCCGGGAGAAATGATGATGTGTGTGGGCGCAAGTTTTTCGGCTTCTTCAAAAGTAATTTCATTATTTCGAAATACAATCGGATTTCCTCCA
This window encodes:
- a CDS encoding aminodeoxychorismate/anthranilate synthase component II, producing MKKTLVIDNFDSFVFNLVQYVGELGGNPIVFRNNEITFEEAEKLAPTHIIISPGPGNPEDEKYFGVCGNLILKMGSKIPLLGVCLGHQGIAAVFGGRVVKAPEIMHGKASQIFHEGKGILNGLPNPLEGMRYHSLVADEKTFPSCLEVTARTENGLIMGLQHKEFPIYGIQFHPESIGTPEGKRIVKNFLEL